Proteins encoded together in one Argiope bruennichi chromosome 1, qqArgBrue1.1, whole genome shotgun sequence window:
- the LOC129974592 gene encoding uncharacterized protein LOC129974592 — protein sequence MVGGAVGARIFVPFCMGFSDTSPRFPITEDTRFLILHTPKTFHKVSPFLVQKLITSFIGDVKSTKKLPSGDLLIETSSKAQIAAIQKLTKLGDFPVEVTPHRTLNFSRGVISDIDLFDCSETELVQELRSQKVCAAHRIKIKRNGTLIPTKHVILTFSSPELPKFIRAGYVQSKVKPYVPNPLRCFKCQRFGHSQGTCRGSLRCAKCSADDHETSVCSSQALKCLNCSGPHPAYSRDCPKWKMEKEIQSLKVKRNITYAEARKFVLDRTPKPGLSYSGAMKSTLKCTGSQTEITDIITTNTCSCKHLAQESVKINNFQKTETSRNQASTSTKNSPPLSQSKDSEFSLARFPKKKRKKAKSPSAKRSDTEIPPKPPDIPTTSDSVLSICPSTSDISDVEMDQHFPNKSPPGGHT from the coding sequence atggtgggcggtgccgtcggagcTCGAATTTTTGTCCCTTTTTGCATGGGTTTTTCAGACACTTCGCCACGTTTTCCTATCACCGAAGATACTAGATTTCTAATCTTACACACACCAAAGACCTTTCATAAAGTTTCACCTTTTCTAGTTCAAAAATTGATCACTTCATTTATTGGTGATGTTAAATCTACAAAAAAACTTCCATCTGGGGATCTTTTAATTGAGACCTCATCAAAAGCTCAGATTGCTGCTATACAGAAATTAACAAAACTTGGAGACTTCCCTGTAGAGGTAACTCCTCACAGGACGCTGAATTTTTCTAGAGGGGTCATCTCTGATATAGATCTTTTTGATTGTTCAGAGACTGAACTCGTTCAGGAATTACGTTCTCAAAAAGTTTGTGCAGCTCATCGTATAAAAATTAAACGCAACGGCACATTGATTCCAACAAAACATGTCATTCTGACCTTCAGTAGTCCAGAACTTCCGAAATTTATACGAGCTGGCTACGTACAATCCAAAGTTAAACCTTATGTTCCTAATCCTCTGCGTTGCTTCAAATGTCAGAGATTCGGACATTCACAGGGAACTTGCCGTGGCAGCCTTAGATGTGCTAAATGCTCAGCTGATGACCATGAAACGTCAGTTTGTAGCTCTCAAGCTTTGAAATGTTTAAACTGCTCTGGACCCCACCCTGCTTATTCTCGTGATTGTCCTAAATGGAAGATGGAGAAAGAAATCCAAAGCctgaaagttaaaagaaatatcaccTATGCAGAAGCGAGAAAGTTTGTTTTAGACAGGACACCTAAACCTGGCCTTTCTTATAGTGGAGCCatgaaatcaacattaaaatgtaCTGGCTCTCAGACAGAGATTACAGACATTATAACTACGAACACGTGTTCTTGTAAACATTTGGCTCAGGAATCAGTTAAGatcaataactttcaaaaaactGAAACCAGCCGAAATCAAGCTTCTACTTCGACAAAAAATTCTCCACCTCTTTCTCAATCCAaagattctgaattttctttggCTCGTTTCCCTAAGAAGAAACGCAAGAAAGCAAAATCTCCAAGTGCCAAAAGATCTGACACTGAGATCCCTCCTAAACCTCCAGATATCCCTACTACTTCAGATTCTGTTCTATCAATTTGTCCATCTACATCTGATATCTCTGATGTAGAAATGGATCAACATTTTCCTAATAAATCGCCCCCAGGAGGCCATACGTAG